In Ilumatobacter fluminis, the following proteins share a genomic window:
- the xseA gene encoding exodeoxyribonuclease VII large subunit, whose protein sequence is MSQPAFDFGDEPVDDAANPTYSVGELADAINDQLRRGFFDGVWVRGEIDGLRNSGPHTYFALVEDTERGRAVMNVSLFAPMKRNLTPVLKKNRLELTNGMKVRIYGHLDYYAPNGRLGLKMAGIDPRFTLGELSQARDQVVRRLVTSGLYDANRSRPWPAAPLRVGVVTSVGTAAWHDFHHEIETSGFGFELRVCDTRVQGEGADRSVAAAVTTLARRSDVDCVVVIRGGGARNELATFDAESIAMAIATSTVPVITGLGHEIDRSVADEVAHASYKTPTACARALIDAVADFSSQIEQAWAAITAVAERRVTEASGSLVDRAHRVARRTHAAVERADERLSTREERLATTPSRLLTNHEQRLTALAERLVRRSPQLLDAETRSLDAAASRLALLDPVNLLRRGWTITRDADGAVVRSVEQAPTGSVITTELADGTLTSRTEEP, encoded by the coding sequence GTGAGCCAGCCAGCGTTCGACTTCGGAGACGAACCGGTCGACGACGCCGCCAACCCCACGTACTCGGTCGGCGAACTCGCCGACGCGATCAACGACCAGCTCCGGCGTGGCTTCTTCGACGGGGTCTGGGTCCGGGGCGAGATCGACGGGCTCCGCAACAGTGGGCCGCACACCTACTTCGCGCTCGTCGAAGACACCGAACGCGGGCGCGCCGTCATGAACGTGTCGCTGTTCGCACCCATGAAGCGCAACCTCACGCCGGTCCTGAAGAAGAACCGGCTCGAGCTGACGAACGGCATGAAGGTTCGCATCTACGGCCATCTCGACTACTACGCCCCCAACGGTCGGCTCGGTCTCAAGATGGCCGGCATCGATCCGCGGTTCACGCTCGGAGAGCTCTCCCAGGCTCGCGACCAGGTCGTCCGCCGGCTCGTCACCAGCGGTCTCTACGACGCCAACCGCAGTCGCCCGTGGCCGGCTGCCCCGCTGCGCGTCGGCGTGGTCACGAGCGTCGGCACTGCGGCCTGGCACGACTTCCACCACGAGATCGAGACGAGCGGCTTCGGCTTCGAACTCCGGGTGTGCGACACGCGGGTCCAGGGCGAGGGGGCCGACCGCTCGGTCGCTGCCGCCGTGACGACACTCGCCCGGCGCTCCGACGTCGACTGCGTGGTGGTGATCCGTGGTGGCGGCGCTCGCAACGAACTGGCGACGTTCGACGCCGAGTCGATTGCGATGGCGATCGCCACGTCGACGGTGCCGGTGATCACCGGGCTCGGTCACGAGATCGACCGCTCGGTCGCCGACGAGGTCGCCCACGCCTCGTACAAGACCCCGACGGCGTGCGCGCGAGCGCTGATCGACGCCGTCGCCGACTTCAGCAGCCAGATCGAGCAGGCGTGGGCGGCGATCACCGCCGTTGCCGAACGACGGGTCACCGAAGCCTCGGGCTCGTTGGTCGACCGTGCGCATCGGGTCGCCCGCCGAACTCATGCCGCAGTCGAGCGGGCCGACGAGCGGTTGTCGACGCGCGAAGAACGGCTCGCCACGACACCGAGCCGTCTGCTCACCAACCACGAGCAGCGCCTGACCGCCCTCGCCGAACGTCTCGTGCGGCGGTCGCCACAGCTGCTCGACGCCGAGACCAGGTCGCTCGACGCCGCGGCGAGCAGGCTCGCTCTCCTCGACCCCGTCAACCTGCTCCGTCGCGGCTGGACCATCACCCGCGACGCGGACGGCGCCGTCGTCCGCAGTGTCGAGCAGGCCCCGACCGGGTCCGTCATCACCACCGAGCTGGCCGACGGCACGCTCACCAGCCGAACCGAGGAACCATGA
- the xseB gene encoding exodeoxyribonuclease VII small subunit, translating into MTDDATTTPEIGYAEALSELDTILRELEGSDVDVDRLADRVARAADLIAVCRDRIDAARLRIDDVIADLDADGG; encoded by the coding sequence ATGACCGACGACGCAACCACCACGCCCGAGATCGGCTACGCCGAGGCGCTGTCCGAGCTCGACACGATCTTGCGCGAACTCGAAGGCAGCGACGTTGACGTCGACCGGCTCGCCGATCGGGTCGCACGGGCCGCCGACCTCATCGCCGTGTGCCGCGATCGCATCGATGCCGCACGGCTGCGGATCGACGACGTCATCGCCGACCTCGACGCCGACGGCGGCTGA
- a CDS encoding polyprenyl synthetase family protein translates to MPATAPDSLLRIAERVEARLDDVLTPELERWAALDADLAEPMAEIRRLVLTGGKRLRPAFCHWGFVAAGGAADDPTVVDAGAAFELMHAFALFHDDVMDDAASRRGQPTTHTVFAELHDAEGWSGESRRFGEGIAILIGDLAFVYSDRLLHGANATAWGIWNELRIELNVGQVLDVLGSVRGVRDVAQAERICRYKSGKYTIERPLHLGAALADPRRFAELEAGLSAYGLPLGDAFQMRDDVMGAFGDETATGKPVGGDLREGKPTPLLARAIAAATTEQRSVLEQVGAADMTDADVAAAQQTIVDTGALADLESTIEQRTEAALAALAALDIDDEPRRELTALADFVIRREI, encoded by the coding sequence GTGCCTGCGACCGCCCCCGATTCGCTGCTCCGGATCGCCGAACGCGTCGAGGCGCGCCTCGACGACGTGCTCACACCCGAACTCGAGCGATGGGCCGCACTCGATGCCGACCTGGCCGAACCGATGGCCGAGATCCGGCGCCTCGTGCTCACCGGTGGCAAGCGGCTCCGTCCGGCGTTCTGTCATTGGGGCTTCGTCGCCGCCGGCGGTGCTGCCGACGACCCGACCGTCGTCGATGCGGGCGCGGCGTTCGAACTCATGCATGCGTTCGCCCTGTTCCACGACGACGTGATGGACGACGCCGCGAGCCGCCGTGGCCAACCCACGACTCATACCGTGTTCGCCGAACTCCACGATGCCGAAGGCTGGTCGGGCGAGTCGCGTCGTTTCGGTGAGGGCATCGCGATCCTGATCGGCGACCTGGCATTCGTCTACTCCGACCGCCTGCTCCACGGCGCCAACGCCACGGCGTGGGGTATCTGGAACGAGCTGCGCATCGAACTGAACGTCGGCCAGGTACTCGACGTGCTCGGCTCGGTCCGCGGTGTGCGCGATGTCGCGCAGGCCGAGCGGATCTGTCGCTACAAGTCGGGTAAGTACACGATCGAACGTCCGCTGCACCTCGGCGCCGCGCTCGCCGACCCACGGCGGTTCGCCGAGCTCGAGGCGGGCCTGTCGGCGTACGGCCTGCCGCTCGGTGACGCCTTCCAGATGCGCGACGACGTGATGGGCGCCTTCGGCGACGAGACCGCCACCGGCAAGCCGGTCGGCGGCGATCTGCGGGAGGGCAAGCCGACCCCGTTGCTCGCCCGTGCGATCGCGGCGGCGACGACCGAACAGCGATCGGTGCTCGAGCAGGTCGGTGCCGCCGACATGACCGATGCCGACGTCGCCGCCGCGCAGCAGACCATCGTCGACACCGGGGCCCTGGCCGACCTCGAGTCCACCATCGAGCAGCGAACCGAAGCCGCCCTCGCGGCCCTGGCGGCGCTCGACATCGACGACGAGCCGCGACGCGAACTGACTGCGCTGGCCGACTTCGTGATCCGTCGGGAGATCTAG
- a CDS encoding phytoene desaturase family protein, which yields MRVGVIGAGLGGLSAAAHLVAAGHQVTVFERSSAPGGRATTEVVDGFRLALGPTVLTMPRIVGEAFAAIGADLEREVTITPLDPAYRAVFADGSEFRVRHGRGPMTEEIREFAGPREAANFEAFADWLTELYRIEMPNFIDTQWDGAGDLFAKWRVLARLVRTAGFRRLDQAVASFLEEPRLQRVFSFQSLYAGVAPQQALSLYAVITYMDTIAGVYEVHGGISAVADALARQLDRRGVEFVYDAPITKILRRGDDTGAVDGVEIAGERRVRLDAVVCDVDLPVAYRTLLDVKAPRRSRHARYAPSCVVWSAGVRGLPPAGTEHHNIHFGWEWDDAFAALDAGVRMSDPSTFVTVASRTDPTAAPDGSSTIFALEPVPNLDGKVDWSSEGAQLAGQLRDRLGSFGYPVDDVVVERFVDPLTWRSLGLDRGTPFSLAHTFRQTGPFRPSNTDDRIPGLAFTGGATVPGVGVPMVMLSGRLAAQRIDQYAIATRTVRW from the coding sequence ATGCGCGTCGGCGTGATCGGAGCGGGCCTCGGCGGACTCTCGGCGGCAGCGCACCTCGTCGCGGCCGGGCACCAGGTCACGGTGTTCGAGCGATCGTCCGCACCGGGCGGTCGGGCCACCACGGAGGTCGTCGACGGATTCCGGCTCGCGCTCGGGCCGACGGTCCTCACGATGCCGCGGATCGTCGGCGAGGCCTTTGCCGCGATCGGCGCCGACCTCGAACGAGAGGTGACGATCACGCCGCTCGACCCGGCCTACCGGGCGGTGTTCGCCGATGGTTCGGAGTTCCGTGTCCGTCATGGTCGCGGCCCGATGACCGAGGAGATCCGCGAGTTCGCCGGCCCTCGTGAGGCCGCCAACTTCGAGGCGTTCGCCGACTGGCTGACCGAGCTCTACCGCATCGAGATGCCGAACTTCATCGACACCCAGTGGGACGGTGCCGGTGACCTGTTCGCCAAGTGGCGTGTACTCGCTCGTCTCGTTCGCACGGCCGGGTTCCGGCGGCTCGACCAGGCGGTCGCATCGTTCCTGGAAGAGCCGCGACTCCAACGCGTGTTCAGCTTCCAGTCGCTCTACGCCGGTGTCGCTCCGCAGCAGGCGCTGTCGCTGTATGCCGTCATCACCTACATGGACACCATCGCCGGTGTCTACGAGGTGCACGGGGGCATCTCGGCCGTCGCCGACGCGTTGGCCCGACAGCTCGATCGCCGCGGCGTCGAGTTCGTGTACGACGCGCCGATCACCAAGATCCTGCGACGGGGCGACGACACGGGAGCCGTCGACGGGGTCGAGATCGCCGGCGAACGCCGGGTTCGGCTCGACGCCGTCGTGTGCGACGTCGACCTACCGGTGGCGTATCGCACCTTGCTCGACGTCAAGGCACCGCGGCGGTCGCGCCACGCCCGGTACGCCCCGTCGTGCGTCGTGTGGAGCGCCGGTGTTCGCGGGCTGCCACCTGCGGGCACCGAGCACCACAACATCCACTTCGGTTGGGAGTGGGACGATGCGTTCGCCGCACTCGATGCCGGGGTCCGGATGAGCGATCCGTCCACCTTCGTGACCGTTGCGTCCCGAACCGACCCGACCGCCGCACCCGACGGATCGAGCACCATCTTCGCCCTCGAACCCGTTCCGAATCTCGACGGCAAGGTCGACTGGTCGTCGGAGGGCGCACAGCTCGCCGGCCAGCTCCGCGATCGTCTCGGGTCGTTCGGGTACCCGGTCGACGACGTGGTGGTCGAACGGTTCGTCGACCCGCTCACGTGGCGGTCGCTCGGTCTCGATCGGGGCACGCCGTTCTCGCTCGCCCACACGTTCCGCCAGACCGGTCCGTTCCGTCCCAGCAACACCGACGACCGGATCCCCGGCCTGGCGTTCACCGGCGGCGCGACGGTGCCGGGCGTCGGCGTCCCGATGGTGATGCTGTCGGGCCGCCTGGCGGCGCAGCGGATCGACCAGTACGCGATCGCCACGCGCACGGTGCGCTGGTGA
- a CDS encoding phytoene/squalene synthase family protein, with protein MTSTIAHADRVCRRVNRRHGVTYYWAAQLLGAEQRRHVHALYALCRRADDIVDTLEPLEARRSALAAFRRDFARALTGVAVDDPVLTAAARTVDAYSLDAALFDRFFDAMLADLSTFEYQTWDDLLGYMDGSAAVVGEMVLPVLAPTDVDAAFEPARQLGLAFQLTNFLRDVDADLDLGRRYLPRDDLERFGVDLGRRVVDDEFVALMRFEIVRCRALYEGAETGLASLPTRSRRCVATALVAYREILDRIVAADYDVFSGRISVPTSRKLRIAARQYRRS; from the coding sequence ATGACCTCGACCATCGCCCACGCCGACCGCGTGTGTCGACGAGTCAACCGCCGACACGGGGTCACGTACTACTGGGCTGCGCAGTTGCTCGGTGCCGAGCAACGACGCCACGTGCACGCCCTGTACGCCCTGTGCCGTCGCGCCGACGACATCGTCGACACCCTGGAACCTCTCGAGGCGCGCCGGTCTGCGCTCGCCGCGTTCCGTCGGGACTTCGCACGGGCGCTCACCGGCGTCGCGGTGGACGACCCGGTCCTCACGGCAGCCGCCCGCACCGTCGACGCGTACTCGCTCGACGCCGCGCTGTTCGACCGGTTCTTCGACGCCATGCTCGCCGACTTGTCGACCTTCGAGTACCAGACCTGGGACGACCTGCTCGGCTACATGGACGGCTCCGCCGCCGTCGTGGGGGAGATGGTGCTGCCCGTCCTGGCGCCGACCGACGTCGACGCCGCGTTCGAGCCGGCTCGACAGTTGGGGTTGGCGTTCCAGCTCACGAACTTCCTGCGCGACGTCGACGCCGATCTCGACCTCGGCCGCCGGTACCTTCCCCGTGACGACCTCGAACGGTTCGGGGTCGACCTCGGCCGTCGCGTGGTCGACGACGAGTTCGTCGCGCTGATGCGGTTCGAGATCGTCCGGTGCCGGGCGCTGTACGAGGGCGCCGAGACCGGACTCGCGTCGCTGCCGACGCGAAGCCGTCGGTGCGTCGCCACGGCCCTCGTGGCGTATCGGGAGATCCTCGACCGCATCGTGGCCGCCGACTACGACGTGTTCTCGGGCCGGATCTCGGTGCCGACGAGTCGCAAGCTCCGCATCGCCGCTCGCCAGTACCGACGATCGTGA
- a CDS encoding carotenoid biosynthesis protein translates to MRPNTLERVAGAVALSAMLATPFVPVASRRRVALTWTTVLAGATRTWSIERRRRGDRPATATATAVAAATLAAEVVGTRTGRPFGHYTYTDRLRPLVGGVPLLVPLAWYAVLIPARTVAHRALGTRSTPLARVGVGAAAMTAWDLFLDPQMTAEGSWRWADGGRYRGIPLRNFAGWFLVAAGVSAALEVTGASSDDDAHRMTYGALGVLETVAFSTFWRDPLVAVAGGFGMLPVTAGAAVRRAVR, encoded by the coding sequence GTGAGGCCGAACACGCTCGAACGGGTTGCCGGTGCCGTGGCGCTCTCGGCGATGCTGGCCACCCCGTTCGTCCCGGTGGCGAGCCGGCGACGCGTCGCACTCACCTGGACGACCGTGTTGGCGGGTGCGACGCGCACCTGGTCGATCGAACGTCGACGTCGTGGCGACCGACCGGCGACGGCGACCGCAACGGCCGTCGCAGCGGCGACGCTGGCGGCCGAGGTCGTGGGGACGCGCACCGGTCGCCCGTTCGGCCACTACACCTACACCGATCGCTTGCGCCCGCTCGTCGGTGGCGTGCCGCTCCTCGTGCCGCTCGCCTGGTACGCCGTGCTGATCCCTGCCCGAACGGTCGCCCATCGAGCGCTCGGAACACGGTCGACGCCGCTGGCACGCGTCGGCGTCGGTGCGGCCGCCATGACGGCGTGGGATCTGTTCCTCGATCCGCAGATGACCGCCGAAGGCTCCTGGCGATGGGCCGACGGTGGCCGATATCGCGGGATCCCGCTGCGCAACTTCGCCGGATGGTTCCTCGTCGCGGCGGGTGTGTCGGCGGCGTTGGAGGTGACGGGCGCGTCGTCCGACGACGACGCGCACAGGATGACCTACGGTGCGCTCGGCGTGCTCGAGACCGTGGCGTTCTCGACGTTCTGGCGAGATCCGCTGGTCGCCGTGGCGGGCGGTTTCGGCATGCTGCCGGTCACCGCCGGGGCAGCAGTTCGCCGGGCGGTGCGCTGA
- a CDS encoding PAS domain S-box protein, translating into MATADGSHSGPNDHTDPLTESWMTRAILDQLPVALWVKDLAGRYLGCNQRFASAFGKPESEIVGMHDAEYHDESTAAAYDRQDRLAFSSGMPVTFEEDVTDTTTGRQMRWETTKMLVRDADGEPFAILGVGFDITDRDAVQNQLIAQTERFEAAERLASFGSFDEDVRTGVSEWTPGMYRIFGVDPELGRSGIEEALEKIHPDDRATVSNVVNTSYRTGEPFTIEHRILVDGDVRHVEARSEYDRDEHGQVIRAFGTTHDITDRVRSEQRAESFARLMDRASDAICIVDAGSGDVIDVNDKAVAHFGTPRTEMLQLKAWDIVEELTPSWWQDQVGSGRVPSILECTLLRSDGSAVPAEVTMELIDGVRPVVIAAARDITDRVERERAAREAADQYHGLIDGTIDGFALLDLTATIVDVNDRYCELTGWSRDELIGRRIDELDANSDPADVARRAARIAVKGGEVFETEQWHADGTTWPSEVSITYSPASGGRFFVFVRDLTDTRLAAQRWSTLLAGSVDGIVRVDRAGIIVEANDAYAALVGLSPDDVIGRSVADLDADTEHDELGPILDLIAATGSHRRDSRLRRSDGVMIPVELAITYSPAEGGQFFAFARDVTERREAERRIERLAYTDALTDLPNRTRFSQLLREAQTRADGGVVAVCYLDLDGFKQVNDRFGHEAGDVLLVQLGERLRRWQRRSDVVARIGGDEFVVLLTGASSPAEVELEAQRLVDVAAEPFVVEGHRFHLGATVGVTIYPDDDGDEDALLRHADQAMYRAKEAGKNTFVVYDPVAKTDVTRQRAAIAELESAVRDDELVLHYQPKIELETGRVVGVEALVRWQHTERGLLAPGVFLPLAEGSPLEFELGEWVVRTALRQLAAWRANGLDLTVAVNISPRHIARPEFADFLTTELGRHPDGLAASLELEILEASAEGRLDTVAALMRRIERLGVRFSLDDFGTGYSSLTYFNQLPISTLKIDQGFVRDLFASPNSLDIVEGVIDLAKAIRRPVVAEGVETFEVGLMLRRLGCQYAQGFGIARPMPADEIAPWVTAFASAPDWHDLSRNDLVLSPFGDLDVVKTMHERWSSSILAAVAARDRTAPAPPEAFQQWLAAPGARRYSGFGSFTDLRAHHQHLQARAEQLLEAERPQPDAESIVAFTSTAALVSETIARLAREARHQLD; encoded by the coding sequence GTGGCGACCGCAGACGGCTCGCACTCGGGTCCGAACGACCACACCGACCCGCTCACCGAGAGCTGGATGACACGCGCCATTCTCGACCAGCTCCCGGTGGCGCTCTGGGTCAAGGATCTCGCCGGGCGCTACCTCGGCTGCAACCAGCGGTTCGCCAGCGCGTTCGGCAAACCCGAATCGGAGATCGTCGGCATGCACGACGCCGAATATCACGACGAGTCCACCGCAGCGGCATACGACCGCCAAGATCGTCTCGCCTTCTCGTCCGGCATGCCCGTCACGTTCGAAGAAGACGTCACCGACACGACCACCGGCAGGCAGATGCGGTGGGAGACGACGAAGATGCTCGTCCGCGACGCCGACGGCGAGCCATTCGCGATTCTCGGTGTCGGGTTCGACATCACCGATCGTGACGCCGTCCAGAACCAGCTCATCGCTCAGACCGAACGGTTCGAAGCTGCCGAACGACTGGCCAGCTTCGGCAGCTTCGACGAGGACGTCCGGACCGGCGTCAGCGAGTGGACTCCCGGCATGTACCGGATCTTCGGGGTCGACCCGGAGCTCGGTCGGTCCGGTATCGAGGAGGCCCTCGAGAAGATCCACCCCGACGACCGTGCGACGGTGTCGAACGTCGTCAACACGTCGTACCGCACCGGCGAGCCGTTCACGATCGAGCATCGGATCCTGGTCGACGGAGACGTCCGACACGTCGAGGCCCGCAGTGAGTACGACCGCGACGAGCACGGTCAGGTGATCCGGGCATTCGGCACGACGCACGACATCACCGACCGCGTCCGCTCCGAACAGCGCGCCGAGAGCTTCGCTCGCCTCATGGACCGAGCCTCCGACGCGATCTGCATCGTCGACGCAGGTTCGGGCGACGTCATCGACGTCAACGACAAGGCAGTCGCGCACTTCGGTACCCCTCGAACCGAGATGCTCCAGCTCAAGGCGTGGGACATCGTCGAGGAGCTGACGCCGAGCTGGTGGCAGGACCAGGTCGGTTCGGGTCGGGTTCCGTCGATCCTCGAGTGCACGCTGTTGCGCAGCGACGGCAGCGCGGTGCCGGCCGAGGTGACGATGGAGCTGATCGACGGCGTGCGCCCGGTCGTCATCGCCGCGGCACGAGACATCACCGACCGAGTCGAGCGCGAGCGCGCCGCCCGAGAAGCGGCCGATCAGTACCACGGGCTGATCGACGGCACGATCGATGGCTTCGCGCTGCTCGACCTGACCGCCACGATCGTCGACGTCAACGATCGCTACTGCGAACTCACCGGGTGGTCGCGAGACGAGCTCATCGGGCGTCGGATCGACGAACTCGACGCCAACAGCGACCCGGCCGACGTCGCCCGCCGGGCCGCCCGGATCGCCGTCAAGGGTGGCGAGGTGTTCGAGACCGAACAGTGGCACGCCGACGGCACCACCTGGCCGTCGGAGGTCTCCATCACCTACTCGCCTGCGAGCGGCGGACGATTCTTCGTCTTCGTCCGAGACCTCACCGATACCCGGCTCGCCGCGCAACGATGGAGCACCCTGCTCGCCGGCTCCGTCGACGGCATCGTCCGTGTCGACCGTGCGGGCATCATCGTCGAGGCGAACGATGCCTACGCTGCACTGGTCGGGCTGTCTCCCGACGACGTCATCGGCCGCTCCGTCGCCGACCTCGACGCCGACACGGAGCATGACGAGCTCGGCCCGATTCTCGATTTGATCGCAGCAACCGGGAGCCACCGGCGCGACTCCAGGCTTCGACGATCGGACGGCGTGATGATCCCTGTCGAGCTGGCCATCACGTACAGCCCGGCAGAGGGGGGTCAGTTCTTCGCTTTTGCGCGTGACGTGACCGAACGACGTGAGGCCGAACGACGGATCGAGCGACTCGCCTACACCGATGCGCTCACCGACCTCCCCAATCGCACCCGGTTCTCCCAGCTCCTCCGAGAGGCCCAGACACGAGCGGACGGTGGCGTCGTCGCCGTGTGCTACCTCGACCTCGACGGCTTCAAGCAGGTGAACGACCGATTCGGACACGAGGCGGGTGACGTGCTCCTGGTGCAGCTCGGCGAGCGCCTCCGGAGGTGGCAGCGCAGGAGCGACGTCGTCGCCCGCATCGGCGGTGACGAGTTCGTGGTCCTGCTCACCGGTGCGTCGTCGCCGGCCGAGGTCGAGCTCGAGGCACAGCGGTTGGTCGACGTCGCCGCCGAACCGTTCGTCGTCGAAGGCCACCGGTTCCACCTCGGTGCGACGGTGGGTGTCACGATCTACCCCGACGACGACGGTGACGAGGATGCCTTGCTGCGACACGCCGACCAGGCGATGTACCGGGCGAAGGAGGCAGGAAAGAACACCTTCGTGGTGTACGACCCAGTGGCGAAGACCGATGTCACTCGACAGCGCGCTGCCATCGCCGAACTCGAGTCCGCCGTTCGCGACGACGAGCTCGTGCTCCACTACCAACCGAAGATCGAACTCGAGACCGGCCGCGTCGTGGGTGTCGAGGCACTCGTACGGTGGCAGCACACCGAGCGGGGCTTGCTCGCCCCCGGGGTGTTCCTCCCGCTCGCCGAGGGCAGCCCGCTCGAGTTCGAGCTCGGCGAATGGGTCGTGCGCACCGCGCTCCGGCAGCTCGCTGCCTGGAGGGCGAACGGCCTCGATCTGACCGTCGCCGTCAACATCTCGCCCCGGCACATCGCCCGGCCCGAGTTCGCCGACTTCCTGACCACGGAGCTGGGGAGGCACCCCGACGGGCTCGCTGCGAGCCTCGAGCTCGAGATCCTCGAGGCCAGTGCCGAAGGCCGGCTCGACACGGTCGCTGCCTTGATGCGGCGCATCGAACGACTCGGTGTGCGGTTCTCGCTCGACGACTTCGGCACCGGGTACTCGTCGCTGACGTACTTCAACCAGCTCCCGATCTCGACGCTGAAGATCGATCAGGGATTCGTCCGCGATCTGTTCGCCAGCCCCAACAGCCTCGACATCGTCGAGGGGGTCATCGACCTCGCGAAGGCGATCCGGCGCCCCGTCGTGGCGGAGGGCGTCGAGACATTCGAGGTCGGATTGATGTTGCGCCGTCTCGGCTGCCAGTACGCGCAGGGGTTCGGGATCGCCCGCCCGATGCCCGCCGACGAGATCGCCCCGTGGGTGACTGCCTTCGCGTCGGCCCCCGACTGGCACGACCTGTCGAGAAACGATCTCGTGCTCAGCCCGTTCGGCGACCTCGACGTCGTGAAGACGATGCACGAACGATGGAGTAGTTCGATCCTGGCAGCCGTCGCCGCCCGAGACCGGACGGCTCCTGCTCCGCCGGAGGCCTTCCAGCAGTGGCTCGCTGCGCCGGGAGCCCGCCGCTACTCGGGGTTCGGATCGTTTACCGACCTCCGAGCGCACCACCAACACCTCCAAGCACGGGCCGAACAGCTGCTCGAAGCGGAACGGCCGCAGCCCGACGCCGAGTCGATCGTCGCATTCACGTCGACCGCCGCGCTGGTGTCGGAGACGATCGCACGCCTGGCACGCGAGGCCCGTCACCAGCTCGACTGA
- a CDS encoding DinB family protein gives MGYDAKAKLHRYLQVGREAMLWKLDGLSEYDIRRPLTPTGTNLLGLVKHLASVEYDYFGVTFGRPHDEPLPWMADDSEPNADMYAAVDESRDDILDLYRRANAHADATIDALDLDSEGHVPWWPDDVNPVTLHWILVHMATETHRHAGHADVVRELIDGEVGYRPAAPNLPDGGADWWAGYVARVEATARAAGER, from the coding sequence ATGGGGTACGACGCGAAGGCGAAACTGCACCGCTACCTGCAGGTGGGGCGCGAGGCGATGCTGTGGAAGCTCGACGGACTGTCCGAGTACGACATCCGACGACCGCTCACACCGACCGGCACCAACCTGCTCGGTCTGGTGAAGCACCTGGCGAGCGTCGAGTACGACTACTTCGGCGTGACCTTCGGGCGCCCCCACGACGAGCCGCTCCCGTGGATGGCCGACGACAGCGAACCGAACGCCGACATGTACGCAGCGGTCGACGAGTCGCGCGACGACATCCTCGACCTGTACCGACGAGCCAACGCCCACGCCGACGCCACGATCGACGCGCTCGATCTGGACAGCGAAGGTCACGTTCCCTGGTGGCCCGACGACGTCAATCCGGTGACCCTGCACTGGATCCTCGTGCACATGGCGACCGAGACCCATCGACACGCCGGACACGCCGATGTCGTTCGCGAGCTGATCGACGGCGAGGTCGGGTACCGACCGGCAGCACCGAATCTTCCCGACGGCGGCGCCGACTGGTGGGCCGGCTACGTCGCCCGGGTCGAAGCGACCGCTCGCGCCGCCGGCGAACGCTGA